The nucleotide window CGGCGTCGATGGTCGACGCGCAGAAGCTGATGACCACAACCTCCACGTCCCACCGCCGCCACCATGGTCAGCACATCCGTCTCTTGCCATCGTTGCCGATGCCATGTTCACCACGACCTCTCCATAGCCGGTCCTCTCGGTCCGGCCGCGGCTTCGCCGCTGCCAGTCCGGTCCCCGAAAACAGGACCGTCAGACTGGTCGGTCTGGTCCGGCGTGGTCCGCGGGCGGCCGATCCAAGTGGTGGCTCGATCAGGGACCGGACCGGCCCTGACCGTGTCCACCCTGAGGTGAGAGGTTAAGGGTAGCGAGTTTGCCGTGTTGCCCTGCTGCAGACGACAGAGGTGGGTGGCTGGGAGAAAGAAGCGTCCATGAATAGAAAgggaagaaaaaagaagaagaaatcaAGTGTACAGGTAAGGGGAAAAGTATGCATGGGGACAAGAAAAATGAGTGGCGGAGGATGACAAGGCAGAAAAATCAAAAAGGGAAGACGCGGAGCGCAGGATCGCTGATGTGTCCCTTTTAGTGATCCAGTAACATAGAGCAAAAAagtttctcctcttttttctcaGAAGTGGAATTTTGACTTGCTCCTGTCTAAGATAAGTCGATTTTTCTACTGGGCTTGATGCTTCTTATACATTACCTGTTATTTTATGTAGAGTTTTTTTTGCTTTGCTTTTTTTTAAAGGTAATATCAATGAAACTGATTCATCCCTTCTTACAAAACTCCTTTTTATGGATAAACTTCCACCATTATGCTTATTTTTGGATATTCTAAAAAATCTCTGTTTACGTGTAAATTGTGGGTAAATTTTGTCAACATTTGATTTTTTTACTCCTTATTAATGGTAAATTGATGCCCCTAATCCAATCCTACTTACAAAACTCCCTTTTTGCGGAACTTTCACTATTAAATATGTATTCTTGCATTTTGTTATAAAACACAATTTCCGTGCAAATTACGTGCAAAATTTTGTCCttattatatttttttatattttccttTTTAAGAGTAATACAAGGGACACTAATTTATTCTTCCTTAGAAAActctaatttttttgtttttattcaTATATTATATATGGGGACACTACCACAATTATTAGAATTTCAGATGACCACTTTTTCTTCTTTTGGTTATCGGGTTTACAACTCATAGTAATTGAAAGCATGGTAGTTAAAACCGTTAGCTGGTCTAATAGTTTGCCACACCAGCTGTTTTGGCCAAACATTCCTTAGCTTAGGTGCTTAAACTGTTAGCCATATTTTTTATGTGCATGACATGTGAGTCTTATTTTTCACAACAAGAATCTTACTTAGTGAACCAAACATGGATATATACATCAGCTATTTTATTAGGGGCCTTGTTTCATGCATGCATGACGCTGGTCACGTTAATGATGTTCACGTTAGTGGTGACTGAAACAAAATATGGATCAGTCGAGTGACCCAAATTTCGTATTTTAGTCAAACTGACTGGTAGCCGGTCTCTATCCTACGACCCTGTGTGCCATATCCATTGAACCGTTTATGCACGCGCGCTGAATAAGAATTTTCCCGCCCACGACTATCATACGACCATGCTCATCATGCAGCTTATAAATCAAGGAGGCACACGCTGCTTCCTCTGCACGATAGCACGAAGCCGAGAGGCGATCATGGCAGCGCTGCCCCGCTTTCGCTTTGGTCTCCTCCGCCTCGCCACCTTGGTTGCCGTGCTGGTGCAACAAGCCCGTCTGCTGCCAGTGGCCATGGCGCAAACCAATAACCTGACCGCGGGAGACGCCTTAACGCCGCCCCGGTATATCACCAGCCCGTCCGGCGGCTTCGCCTTTGGCTTCCGCGCCCTCGACTCCGACCCGACCAAGTTCCTCCTCGCCACATGGTTCCGCTTTGCGGACGACGCCAACTCCTCCCAGCCGCAGCCGCAGTCCGTTTTGTGGTTCCTGAAAAAGACGGCCATGGGCACCGCAGTCGTCGCCACCGCGACGTCCGTCCTCAACATCACGGGCGACGGCCGCCTCAAGGTCACAGACCGCGGCGACCAAGAGCTGTGGAGCGCCCTGACTCCCAGCATGCAGCGCGGGTCCGTCCTCGCGCTGAGCGACTCCGGCAACGTCCAGTTCCTCGGCGACGGCGACATCGTGCTCTGGGAGAGCTTCCGGAACCCGACGGACACGCTGCTCCCAGGGCAGCCCTTGTCCTCGAGTTACTCGCCCGGGGGACTCCTGGTCTCCAAGCGCACGGACGCGGAGTTCGCAACGGGACGGTTCAGCCTGGCAGTCCAGCCTGACGGCAACGTTGTCCTCTACATCGACCTCTTCACCGCTGACTACAGAACGACCAACGCCTACTGGGCTACGCGCACCTACGGCCCCAATGGCAACACGACCGTCACCTTCGACAACCAGGGCTTCCTCAACTACACGCTTCGAGATGGCAGCGTTCACGGTTTGATTTTGCCGAAAGGTTCCAACGGCGGCAACTACTTGCAGTTGGCGAGGATGGACCCTGACGGCATCGTCCGCACCCCTACACCCTGTTAGAATTAATGGGCTAGGCCCATAGCAATTTCTGAAATCTCAAAGCCCATGTGTAAAATGACAAGTGGTGGTgctaagtttagtcccaccttggaAGTTGAAGAAGAGTTGGATCTCTTTATATAGTGGGTTCTCTCTACCACTCTAAGTGATGTGTGAGAAGAGAAAGGGAAAACCACACGCGCTTGCTTGCTCGCCGTGCCGTGCCGTGGCGAGGCGAGGCAAGGCGTACGTGAATGGTCCGCCGAAATCCGTCCTTTTGCCGTTTTATTTTTATGTCTTGGCAGACAAGTTTTTGATTTCTTGTCCGGTAAGTATACGAATTAGAAACAGAGTCGGTTTGGGATTGTGGTCGCGACATAATACCGCCTCTGGTCCTATCGGCTGCGGCCAGAGATACACCGAAAAACACCTAGGGTTTTGCTCCATCTCACAACTTGCGCCGCCATCGTAGTCTACTCCATCCCAAACGCCGGCGTGCATCGGCGCGTgggagagcaggtctccgaaACCGTTCGTCTTTGCGATCCTGCATCGGGAGAGGACGAATTAGGTTTTTGGGAAGCGCTGTGCGCGACTGCTCAAATTCGTCATCACGGGTCGTCTTCCGTCCAAGTCGGGCGGTGCTACTCATCGTCGTATTCATCGCCGCCAGCAGCAGATCGTCGCCAACATCGTCATCAACACTGCCGCACCCTTAATAGCTAACGATCAGTACGTCCAACATCCTCTGTTCATGTCTGTTTCTACAGCTACTGTTACGTATTTGCTGCTGTTATGCATGTCTTGCTGTTCTTTTAGTTTGCTAGATTTTTGCATGCTAGTATCTCTTCTAGTCATGAATTATTTACTGGAATTAATCATGAACTTGCCTAATTTTCTAACACACCCGCCCTAGATACGGTAGCGGGGGCACGCCTTGGACAGTGTCGGGAGCACTCCCCGGTGACGGAGGCTGCAACAGGGTAACATCCTCGAAGCAAGGCTTGTGCGGCCCGGGGTCTTACTGCGTGCAGACGATAGAGAGGCTCAGCTGCCTGTGCCCCACTGGGTACACCTACATCGACGCGCAACACGCCAATATTGGCTGCACGCCGGAGTTGGACCCGTCAGCGAGGAGAAAGATACTACGTCGCTACAAGATCGTCACCATTTGCATGTCCTGTCTCCTGTTTGTCACCATCGGCGGCCTCGTGGCACAACATTACCTCGTCAGGAACAGTGATAGCCGGCGGCCGTTGAACTCTGGTGTGAGAGTATTCAGCTGGAAGGAGCTCTACCAAGCCACCAATGGCTTCGACAACCTGCTGGGCAAAGGGAGCTTCGGGGAGGTCTACAAAGGGACAATAAGATCGCCGCAGCCGCATCTCATCGCGGTGAAGAAGCTCATCGACTCCAACGAGTACAGCGAGCAGGAGTTCACGAACGAGGTGCAGTCCATCGGGCAGATCCACCACCGGAACCTGGTCCGTATGATCGGCTACTGCAAAGAAGGCAGACACCGGATGTTGGTCTTTGAGTTCATGCCGGGAGGGTCGCTTCGTAGCGTCCTCTTCGTCGACCAAGAGAGGCGGCCCCCGTGGAGCTGGTGTGTTGAGGCCGCCCTCGCCATCGCCCGGGGGCTCGAGTACCTCCACGACGGCTGCAGCGCACCTATCATCCACTGTGACATCAAGCCCGACAACATATTGCTGGACGACCGTGGCGTCCCGAGGATCACCGACTTCGGGATATCGAAGCTGCTGGGGAGCCAGCAAGTGCACACCACGGTGACCAACGTCAGGGGCACCAGAGGGTACATCGCGCCCGAGTGGCTCCACAGCGATGCACGTGTGGACACCAAGGCGGACGTGTGCAGCTTCGGCGTCGTGCTGCTAGAGATGATTTGTTGCCGTAGGTGCCAGGAGCGCGTGGTGCATGACAGGTTGTCAGCGGGCGCGGGAGATGACGATGAGACAGTCACGCTGTTCGGTTGGGCGGCGCAGCTGGTGATAGCACGGAGGACGGAGCTGATGTTGGACGGCGACCCGGACGTTGAGACCGTGGAGGACAAGAAGAGGGTGGAGCAGTTTGCGCGCGTGGCGCTGTGGTGCATGGAGCCCAATCCGCTGCTGCGGCCAACCATGCACCAGGTGGTGCAAATGCTGGAGACCAGGAATCAGGATCAGGTTCACGCACTTCCTGACCCTCCGAACTGTTACATAGAATCCTCACCTTTGATTCCTCAGCTCAAGATTGAATGAGGTGTGGATCATAGTCCTTACTGTTTTTATTGAACGATACATATTTATTGATCTAAATGATGTTCCCAACTCATATGCACCAGAGGTAGGTACATTAATTGGAAGGTATGTAGGTAGGTCTCACCTGCTTGGCTGTTAAACTACGGG belongs to Triticum urartu cultivar G1812 chromosome 7, Tu2.1, whole genome shotgun sequence and includes:
- the LOC125521359 gene encoding G-type lectin S-receptor-like serine/threonine-protein kinase LECRK1 — its product is MAALPRFRFGLLRLATLVAVLVQQARLLPVAMAQTNNLTAGDALTPPRYITSPSGGFAFGFRALDSDPTKFLLATWFRFADDANSSQPQPQSVLWFLKKTAMGTAVVATATSVLNITGDGRLKVTDRGDQELWSALTPSMQRGSVLALSDSGNVQFLGDGDIVLWESFRNPTDTLLPGQPLSSSYSPGGLLVSKRTDAEFATGRFSLAVQPDGNVVLYIDLFTADYRTTNAYWATRTYGPNGNTTVTFDNQGFLNYTLRDGSVHGLILPKGSNGGNYLQLARMDPDGIVRTPTPALDTVAGARLGQCREHSPVTEAATG